ACACCCCATGAGAATATACAATTCCTGTTATTCCTTTCCGCAGTACTAAAAGCAGTGGACTTACATGCGGATTTACTTCGTGTATCAGCTGCTAATCCGGGTAATGACCACAGACTTGGCGGATATGAAGCTCCTCCTGCCATAATTTCTGTTTATCTTGGAACACAACTTGAGGATGTAATCTTACAGCTAATTGAGACCGGAGAAGCTAAGAGTAGCAAAGACGGAGGAAAATTGAATGTAGGTGTTCATACATTACCGGAGTTGAAGAAGGATGCGACGGATCGTAACCGTACATCACCATTTGCCTTTACTGGTAATAAGTTCGAGTTCCGTATGGTGGCTTCCTCCATGTCCATAGGACCTGCAAACACAACTCTCAATACCATAGTAGCAGATGTCTTATCAGAAATGGCGGATGAACTGGAGGCTGCCACAGACTTTGACTTGGCAGTTCATGATTTAATTAAGAAGACTTTAACCGAGCATCAGAGAATTGTCTTTAATGGGAATGGATATTCGCAGGAATGGGTAGAGGAAGCAGAAAGAAGAGGACTACCGAATATCAGATCCATGGTAGAGGCAATCCCGGCATTAGTAACAGAGAAGGCTATTAAGATGTTTGAAAAGCATCATGTATTTTCAGCAGTGGAATTACATTCCCGCGCGGAAATAATGTACGAAACCTATGCCAAGGCTATTAATATTGAAGCTAGAACTATGATTTCCATGGCAAGTGTTCAGTATATTCCGGCTGTTATTAAATATACGAAGAGATTGGCAGATTCGATTAATGCAATCAAGGAAGCTGTTCCGGATGCGGATATCAGTGTTCAAACCAGTCTTTTGAAGGAAATATCCTCCTTACTAGCTGCTGCACAGACCGCCCTGAAGAAGCTACAGAAGCTGGTGTCAGAGGCTTCTTCCATCAATGAGATTGATAAAATGGCTATCTTTTATAGAAACAACGTATTCCCGGCGATGGCAGAATTAAGAGAGCCGATCGATGCCCTTGAGGTTCTGGTCGATAAGGATTTGTGGCCAGTTCCTACCTACGGCGAGATGTTATTTGAAGTATAATATAATGAGATAAGGGGATGTTTCATAATACATTCACGAGGACAACTGCTTACCTCACACACTGACGGAAGGAAATATTACTGATTCTGCATGTCTCATTCGAACATTAATTTTCACCTGATTCATACAGAATACAGCAACATGTTCTTCCGACAGTGTATTATGGTAAGTAATTATCCCCGCTGATACATTATGAAACATCCCCTTATTCTTACTGAAGCAAGATCATTATTAAATACAATCTTCCAATTTCTTAATGGGATGTCTGATTACGGTTCTCCATTTTTCAGGAGCAACCCTTCTGGCATCTGTTAAATAGATCTCGTGATGGAGTCTTTTGTCATTAATATCTTTCCTATATCCATTTTCATGAAGGTACGCATCCATCAGAGCCACTGTTGCCGGTTCATTATCAAACGGACCATTATGCATGATCTGGACACAAAGTCCTTCCTCCACTTCAAGAAACTCTGCACTACTACAGTCCATTTTCTTTTTAGTGGATGCAGTTTCTACTGCCCTATCTAAATCTTCCTTCTTCACAAAGTCAGGAAGCCTTATTACCGAGATCCAGTTAAATGCATCCTTGTTCCTATAATCTACGCCACATACACCGTCTTGCCACCAGAAACCTTCAAGAGGTGGTACAACATATTCGAAGTATCCTTCCATTTTATAACCGGTCTTGTTACTCATCTTCAAAGTATATGCTATCGCATATAGAATACCTACCGCTTGCTGATATGCGCCGCCCTCTTTATTCGGATCTCCCTTGCCACGAACAGCAATATAATTTGCTTTTGGAACATTTACAATCTCAGGTTTATTACTCGGCATATAGAACTCTTTGTATTCTTTCTTATAATCAAATGCCATCACTACTACTCCTTTCAAAATCAACCTTTGTGAGTGCCTTCGTTATCATGTGTATCAGCTGTTAATGTATACAATTCTTCTGATGTGCTTTTATTTTCTTTATCGCCCAATCGTAATGACTACTTGTTACACTAATGAAATAACTGCCAATACAACTGCCGCCTACCCAAGGATAATAAGTATTCGTAAATAATTCCTCCTGGGAGAATGTGTCAAGCGCTTCCATTACTTTTTTATGAGAATTCTTAAATCTATCAAGGGCTTCTTCCTCAGAAATATTCTGGTTACGATGATAGAAAACCATATTCATATCTCCATATGTTTTCCAGTTATATCCCTCCATCAGAAACGGCTTACTGCTTCCATCCTCCCGATTTTTAATCCAATTCAAGAGCAGTAGATGCCATTCATTCAAGTGCATCAGTACATCTCTAAGATTTTTATCGCGATTCCAGTGTGCTTCCTTTTTCTTTTCATCGGCAGCAAAGTCATAGCTGATCTTTTTCTCATTCTCAGTTCTATTTTCTATCAAACCGAGTAATTTTTCATAATATGTTCTTGCAGCTAATATTAATGCTTCTTTATTTTTTGGTCTTGACATATGTTTCCTCCTACTCTGTTAAGAAACCAGAATTAATAAGGCATCATTTCGAATTAGAAATATAGCAGATCCTCTGGTTCCGTTCATCATGCAATCCTTTTATCTATTCTTACCTTATCATACCATAATAAATATGACACCTGCATGTCATATTTATATTATCTTTATTAAGACAATAAAAACTACAAATCCCCGCTCATAGCTGGTAGATCAATTGTTTTTATCAATTCATTAAGCCACAGACAGGATAAGAGGGCTCATTCATAGGGAGGTGTAGGCAGTACCGTAAAACAATTAGCCTATTTTCGAGAGAGTTTCTGCATACTAGTTCGTTTCGCGAGCGACTGACGCAATTATTAAGGAGGAGCGAAACGTAATAGACGAATGCAGAAACTCCCGAAAATAGAGCGTGTTTTATGGTACTGCCTACACCTCCCGCAAACGAGCCCTCTTATCCGTCCCTCGGTAACTAAATGAAAAATTTAACTTGACATTTATACTGCTTTCATTTATATTTTGATTATCAAAATATTTGCAATGCAAAGCATATGCTTAGGAGAGAAGCACATGAATGATAAACTGATTGAAATTAACAAGATGCTCGTAGAGGTTTACGATGACATTATGCATATAGAAGAATATTCGATAAAGCAGGGCTCATTCCGTGATTTATCGATAACCGAAATTCATACCATAGAGGCAATTGGTCTATATGGTTCTAAAACCATGTCCGAGGTGGCAACAGCACTGGAGATTACGATGGGAACATTAACAATAGCCATTGATAAACTGATTAAGAAGGGTTATGTAGAACGAAGCCGTAGTAATACGGATCGACGCATTGTGAATGTGAGCTTAACCAAGCGGGGGAAGCTGGCATATCGTATCCATGAGAAATTCCATTTGGATATGGTAAAGGCCATTATGCTGGATTTTAATGAACAAGAGGAAGAAGTGCTGCTGACAGCCCTTAGAAAGTTAAATTATCACCTTAAGGATATCTATCTGAATAAAGAATAAGACGTTATTGAGACTATTTGCTTCCAGGCGATTGCTAAACGCTCTGTGATAGACATGAATATGTAGTAACCTGGCTCGGATAGTTTGCAAAAAGTGAGGAGGACTCCTAGATGAGACATGCGATAATCATTGGTACTGGAAGTTATGTACCTGAAAATATAATGACAAATGATGATATGGCAAAGCTGGTGGATACCAGCGACGAATGGATTGCATCCCGGACGGGTATAAGGGCCAGAAGGATATCCACTGGTGAGAATACATCGGACTTGGCATATAAGGCTGCAAATAAAGCACTGCAAAATGCCAATATAGAAGCCAGGGAACTGGATTTAATAATCTGTGCTACTATCACTCCGGATTCTTTTATGCCTTCCGTAGCCTGCATTGTTCAGGAACGGCTTGGAGCAGCGAATGCTGCTGCCTTTGATCTGACTGCCGCGTGTACGGGATTGATCTATGGGATGGCATCCGCTACTGCGTTCATTGAAAGTGGAATGTATAAGAATATTATGATAATCGGAGCGGAAACAATATCAAAGGCACTGGATTGGACTGATCGATCAACCTGTGTGTTATTCGGAGACGGTGCCGGAGCGGTGGTAATGCAGGCTTCCGATGTCAATAATGGAGTCATGGCAGTTCATCTGGTGAGTGACGGAAGTAAACAGGATTACTTATGTCTTCCCGCATTTGAATTAACTAATCCGTATATTCCACGAAAGGATGATTATAAGCCGACTATTTCCATGAAGGGGCAGGAGGTCTTTAAGTTCGCAGTTCGTAGCATTACGGATCATATTAAGGTTGTACTGGAGAAAGCATCCTTGAGGGAAGAGGATATTAAATATATTGTTACACATCAGGCAAATTGCAGAATAATTGAGCATGCAGCCAGAACCTCAGGGATTACGATTGATAAGTTCTTTATCAATATAGATCGATATGCCAATACATCAGCAGCAACCATTGGAATTGCATTGGATGAAATGGTGGAAAAGAACCTGCTGCAATCCGGTGACAAGGTTATACTTGTCGGATTTGGCGCAGGTATGACAAGTGGAGCCATTCTGGTTGAATGGAATTAAATTCACATGTTTTGGGTGTTACCCTTGAATATAGAAACATGATAGGGAAGGCTGCTTCCCAATACTAAGAAAATATTTCATTATAAAATAGGTTAGGGAGGCATGTCCTCCTGTAACGAAATTATCTTAAGGAGGATCATATTATGGATTTCGACAAAATTAAAGAGGTAGTTGCAGAACAGTTAGGCGTTGATGTCGCTGAGCTGACAAAGGAAACATCCTTAAAGGATGATTTAAATGCAGATTCCTTAGATCTATTCCAAATCATAATGTCATTAGAGGAAGAATTCGGTATTGAAATTCCTACTGAGGATACAGAGAACATCAATACAATTGGTGACATTGAAGAATATTTGAATAAGAGAAGTGAAGAAGCATAAAGAAAATCAGAAGGAAAAGGGATGTTGTAAAATGAAGTATTCGGGAATATGGCTTGCTTTCGACAATGGATTATCGTAAGACATAATCCTGGTTAATACATTTTGCAACAGACCCCTACCTTACTAAGATAAGTAAGATGGAAGAAACATTTAATGATAGAGAAATGAAAGGGAACTAAGCTATATCTAAAGTATTCTGGAACGGGGGAACTATGATTAAGACAGCTTTTATTTTTGCAGGCCAAGGGGCTCAATATATTGGAATGGGAAAAGAGCTTTATGATTTCTTTCCTGTCTGTAAGAAAACCTTTGAGGAAGCAAGCAATGCTCTTCATATGGATCTTACTAATCTGATCTTTCAGGGACGTAAAGAAGACCTGGATTTAACAGAGAATACACAGCCTGCAGTTGTTACCACATCAATTGCTGCGTATCGTGCCATAACGGAGTATGGTATTATTCCGGATGTAGTTGCAGGACTTAGTCTTGGAGAATATTCTGCCTTAACAGCAAGTGGAGTATTCACTCTGGAGCAAGTGGTTCCACTTGTGAGAAAAAGAGGACAATATATGCAGGAAGCGGTTCCACAAGGTATTGGAAAGATGAGTGCGATCCTGGGATTATCGGAGGATAAGGTAAGAGAAGCCTGTACAGAAGCAAGTGCTCTGGGAATTGTAGAGCCTGCGAACTTTAACTGCCCAGGACAGATAGTGATTGGAGGCGAGATACAAGCAGTGGATGAAGCTGCACGCCTGACTAAGGAAAAAGGAGCAATGAAAGCGATTGATTTGTCGGTAAGTGCACCCTTTCATACCTCAATGCTAAAACCAGCAGCGGACAAATTACGAAATGAGTTGGAGCCGATGAAACTTGGTACGCTGGCAATACCTCTGGTTTGCAATGTAAATGCAGATATCGTGAGTCAAAGTGATGAGGTTAAAAACTTATTGTATCAACAGGTTATGAGCAGTGTATTATGGGAACAGTCAATCCGCAGAATGCTTCAAATGGGTGTACGTAACTTTGTTGAAATCGGACCGGGTAAAACCTTATCCGGCTTTGTAAGAAAGATAGAACGCGGACTTGGGATTTATAATGTTGAAGATATGGCTTCCCTGGAGGCAACGGTCTCAGCCCTTAAGTCTGGAATATAGAGAGGAATTATAATATGCTAAATGGAAAGATTGCGGTGGTAACCGGAGCAGGGAGAGGAATTGGAAGAGCAATTGCTTTACAATTTGCAGAATATGGTGCGAAGGTTGTACTGAACTATCGAAGCAGTATTAATCAAGTAGAAGAGCTACTGTCAACCATCAGGAATGCAGGAGGCGATGCCATAGCAGTTCAGGCAGATATCAGCAGTGAGACGGATGTTAAAAGGCTGGTTGAGGAAGCAATCAAGCAATATGGAAGAATAGATATCTTGGTTAATAATGCAGGAATCACCAAGGATAATCTAATTCTAAAGATGACAGAAGCCGATTTTATGAATGTGATTGATATTAATCTTAAAGGAGCATTCCTCTGTACAAAACATGTTTCAACTGTTATGCTAAAGCAGAGAAGTGGAAAAATAATTAATATATCATCAGTTATTGGAATTGCGGGTAATGTGGGTCAGGCCAATTATGCTGCCTCGAAAGCTGGTTTGATTGGTTTGACGAAGGCAGTGGCTAAGGAACTCGGGTCCCGTGGTATTACTGTCAATGCCATTGCGCCAGGTTTTATTGAAACCGATATGACGGAGCAATTATCAGAGAAAGTTAAAGAAGCATCACTAGCCAGTATTCCATTAAAACGTTATGGAAAAGTAGATGAAGTTGCGAGCGCAGTTAGCTTTTTAGCATCGGATGCAGCAAACTATATCACCGGTCAAGTTCTTCAGGTTGACGGTGGTATGGTGATGTAGAATGGAGGTAAAAATGAATCATAGAGTAGTTGTTACCGGAATGGGTGCAATCACTCCAATCGGTAATTCAGTTGAAGAGTTTTTTAATAATGCAATGGCCGGCACATGTGGAGTGGATTTTATTAACTCCTTTGACACAGAAGCATTCGCTGTAAAAATAGCAGCTCAGGTCAAAGATTTTGATCCGAAGAATTATATGGATGCCAAGGATGCCAGAAGAATGGACCGCTTTTCTCAATTTGCTGTAGCTGCAGCAAAGGAAGCAATCGAGGATTCTGGTATTGATTTGGATAAGGTGAATCGGGATCGCTTCGGTGTAATCGTTGGTTCCGGTATTGGTGGCATTGATAATATTGAAAAAGAAGCAAAGACATTGTTCGATAAAGGCCCAAAGCGTGTTAATCCATTGTTTATTCCGATGATTATCACGAATATGGCAGCAGGAAATATAGCGATTAAATATGGTGCAAGAGGAGTATGCACCAATATTGTAACGGCCTGTGCCACCGGTGGACATTGTATTGGAGAGGCTTTCCGCAGTATTAAGCATGGATATTCGGATATCATTCTTGCAGGAGGAACGGAGAGCTCTATTACGCCTTTGGCAGTGGCAGGCTTTTCATCGCTGACAGCATTATCAACCAGCAAAGATCCTAAGAGAGCATCCATACCTTTTGACAAGGAAAGGGATGGTTTTGTAATAGGAGAAGGAGCCGGTGTACTGGTACTGGAGCAGTATGAGCATGCCGTAGCGCGCGGAGCGAAAATCTATGCAGAAGTAGTAGGATATGGTGCAACCTGTGATGCATATCACATCACATCACCGATTCCGGAAGGGGATGGCGGAGCAGCTGCCATGACGCTGGCAATGGAGGAAGCGGGTATTACATCGAAAGAGATTTCCTACATCAATGCTCATGGAACAAGTACACCACCGAATGATCGTACAGAGACGGCAGCAATCAAGACCGCTATGGGTGAAGTTGCTTACAATATACCGATTAGCTCGACGAAGTCCATGATTGGACATTTGCTGGGAGCTGCTGGTGCAGTGGAAGCAATTGCATGCATCAAAGCTATGGAAAAGAGCTTTATACCGGCTACCATAGGATATCAGGTACCGGATGAGGAATGCGATTTGGATTACGTACCGAATGTTGGACGCAAGGCAAAGCTTAATTACACTATGTCCAATTCTCTTGGTTTTGGTGGGCATAATGTTACTTTGATATTTAAGGACGTGGAGGTATAAACGTGGACTATAAGGTTATTCTTAATTTGATGAAGGAAATGAATCGTACTGATCTGACAAAGCTTGAGATAGAACAAGAGGGTGTACGCATTTGCATGGAAAAATCAAATACGCTTGTTACTGTGGCACAGCCAGCATTACCGCAGGTAACAGTAAATTCAGCGGTAGCTGCACCGGTAGGACAGCAGCCAGTGGAAGCAAATACAACCTCTGAATCAGGTGGAAGCACGGTAGCAGAAAAATCAGAAGAGTTCACCGGCAAGAAATTGGTATCTCCCATGGTTGGAACCTTTTATGCACAGCCATCACCGGATAAGCCACCCTTTGTTAAGGTTGGTGATAAAGTAAAGAAAGGACAGACAATTTGCATTATCGAGGCAATGAAGCTGATGAATGAGATTGAAAGCGAATATGATGGTGAAATTGTTAAGGTATTGGTAAACAATGAGGATATGGTAGAGTTTGGTCAACCATTGTTCCTGATTAAATAAGAAATACTGATGAACTCAGCCTGCTACAAAGCAGTGTAAGGCAGGAATTGAAGAAAGGAATGACTGTTCGTATGTTAAATATAGATGAGATACAAAAAATACTTCCTCATAGACCACCTTTTTTGCTAGTTGACCGTGTAGAGGAACTGGAGCCAGGAATACGAGCTACTGGCAAGAAATGTGTTACAATGAATGAACCATATTTTCAGGGACATTTTCCCGGAAAAGCAGTCATGCCCGGCGTCATCATTCTGGAATCCCTGGCTCAAGTGGGAGCAATCTGTATGCTCACGGTAGAAGGAAATGAAGGTAAAATAGTACTATTCGGGGGAATGGATAAGGTAAGGTTCAAGCGTCAGGTGCTTCCCGGAGATGTATTAACACTGAAGGTGGAGATCAGTAAAAGCAAAGGTAATTTTGGTGTTGGAACAGCTATCGCTTATGTAGACGATCAGGTCGCTGTTGAGGCTACACTTACCTTTGCTATTGAATAAGTAAATCGATTATCGGATATAGATTAAGGAGAATTGCGATGTTTAAGAAAATACTAATTGCAAATAGAGGAGAAATCGCAGTCAGAATCATCCGTGCCTGTAGGGAAATGGACATTGAGACAGTGGCAGTTTATTCCGAAGCGGATAAAGAAGCACTTCATGTAATGTTAGCAGATGAAGCGGTATGTATTGGTCCGGCTAAATCAAAGGACAGCTATCTGAATATGCAGAATATCATAAGTGCAACCGTACTTACTGGAGCAACCGCAATCCATCCAGGATTTGGATTTTTATCTGAAAATAGTTCCTTTGCCAGAATGTGCGAGGATTGTAATATTACCTTTATCGGTCCCAAGGCGGATACCATTGACTTACTGGGTAACAAATCCAAGGCAAAAGAAACTATGAAAAATGCCGGAGTACCTGTAATTCCTGGTTCCGATGGGGAAGTAGAGACCGCAAAGGAAGCCCTTGAGCTTGCGAATAAAATTGGCTATCCGGTTATGCTGAAGGCATCTGCTGGAGGCGGCGGTAAGGGAATGAGAGCAGTCTATAACCCGGAAGATTTAGAAAAGCTATTTACATCAGCGAAGGCAGAAGCAAAGGCGGCTTTTGGTGATGATAAGTTATATATGGAAAAACTAATTATTAACCCGAAACATATAGAGGTTCAAATACTTGCTGATAGCTATGGCAATGTAGTACACCTTGGAGAAAGAGACTGCTCCGTACAACGTCGTAATCAGAAAATGATGGAAGAGTCGCCATCGGCGGTTATGTCTCCTGAGCTTCGAGATAAGATGGGTATGGCAGCCGTTAGGGCAGCACAAGCTACTGGCTATGTCAATGCCGGAACCATTGAATTTCTATTGGATCGAGATGGTAACTATTATTTTATGGAAATGAATACCCGTATTCAGGTCGAGCATCCTGTAACCGAGATGGTAACTGGGATCGATATGATCAAGGAGCAGCTTCGAATTGCCAGTGGAGAGAGGATGCC
The nucleotide sequence above comes from Variimorphobacter saccharofermentans. Encoded proteins:
- the fabD gene encoding ACP S-malonyltransferase, translating into MIKTAFIFAGQGAQYIGMGKELYDFFPVCKKTFEEASNALHMDLTNLIFQGRKEDLDLTENTQPAVVTTSIAAYRAITEYGIIPDVVAGLSLGEYSALTASGVFTLEQVVPLVRKRGQYMQEAVPQGIGKMSAILGLSEDKVREACTEASALGIVEPANFNCPGQIVIGGEIQAVDEAARLTKEKGAMKAIDLSVSAPFHTSMLKPAADKLRNELEPMKLGTLAIPLVCNVNADIVSQSDEVKNLLYQQVMSSVLWEQSIRRMLQMGVRNFVEIGPGKTLSGFVRKIERGLGIYNVEDMASLEATVSALKSGI
- the accB gene encoding acetyl-CoA carboxylase biotin carboxyl carrier protein encodes the protein MDYKVILNLMKEMNRTDLTKLEIEQEGVRICMEKSNTLVTVAQPALPQVTVNSAVAAPVGQQPVEANTTSESGGSTVAEKSEEFTGKKLVSPMVGTFYAQPSPDKPPFVKVGDKVKKGQTICIIEAMKLMNEIESEYDGEIVKVLVNNEDMVEFGQPLFLIK
- a CDS encoding beta-ketoacyl-ACP synthase III gives rise to the protein MRHAIIIGTGSYVPENIMTNDDMAKLVDTSDEWIASRTGIRARRISTGENTSDLAYKAANKALQNANIEARELDLIICATITPDSFMPSVACIVQERLGAANAAAFDLTAACTGLIYGMASATAFIESGMYKNIMIIGAETISKALDWTDRSTCVLFGDGAGAVVMQASDVNNGVMAVHLVSDGSKQDYLCLPAFELTNPYIPRKDDYKPTISMKGQEVFKFAVRSITDHIKVVLEKASLREEDIKYIVTHQANCRIIEHAARTSGITIDKFFINIDRYANTSAATIGIALDEMVEKNLLQSGDKVILVGFGAGMTSGAILVEWN
- a CDS encoding GyrI-like domain-containing protein, coding for MAFDYKKEYKEFYMPSNKPEIVNVPKANYIAVRGKGDPNKEGGAYQQAVGILYAIAYTLKMSNKTGYKMEGYFEYVVPPLEGFWWQDGVCGVDYRNKDAFNWISVIRLPDFVKKEDLDRAVETASTKKKMDCSSAEFLEVEEGLCVQIMHNGPFDNEPATVALMDAYLHENGYRKDINDKRLHHEIYLTDARRVAPEKWRTVIRHPIKKLEDCI
- a CDS encoding ClbS/DfsB family four-helix bundle protein — protein: MSRPKNKEALILAARTYYEKLLGLIENRTENEKKISYDFAADEKKKEAHWNRDKNLRDVLMHLNEWHLLLLNWIKNREDGSSKPFLMEGYNWKTYGDMNMVFYHRNQNISEEEALDRFKNSHKKVMEALDTFSQEELFTNTYYPWVGGSCIGSYFISVTSSHYDWAIKKIKAHQKNCIH
- a CDS encoding acetyl-CoA carboxylase biotin carboxylase subunit; amino-acid sequence: MFKKILIANRGEIAVRIIRACREMDIETVAVYSEADKEALHVMLADEAVCIGPAKSKDSYLNMQNIISATVLTGATAIHPGFGFLSENSSFARMCEDCNITFIGPKADTIDLLGNKSKAKETMKNAGVPVIPGSDGEVETAKEALELANKIGYPVMLKASAGGGGKGMRAVYNPEDLEKLFTSAKAEAKAAFGDDKLYMEKLIINPKHIEVQILADSYGNVVHLGERDCSVQRRNQKMMEESPSAVMSPELRDKMGMAAVRAAQATGYVNAGTIEFLLDRDGNYYFMEMNTRIQVEHPVTEMVTGIDMIKEQLRIASGERMPYRQEDIIFKGHAIECRINAEDPSKGFMPCPGRVENVLFPGGFGVRVDSALYPGYVIPPCYDSMLAKVIAYGRDRDEAIQRMKRALSELIIDGIQTNIEYQYELLEREEIITGNYHTGLIEGK
- the acpP gene encoding acyl carrier protein translates to MDFDKIKEVVAEQLGVDVAELTKETSLKDDLNADSLDLFQIIMSLEEEFGIEIPTEDTENINTIGDIEEYLNKRSEEA
- a CDS encoding MarR family winged helix-turn-helix transcriptional regulator codes for the protein MNDKLIEINKMLVEVYDDIMHIEEYSIKQGSFRDLSITEIHTIEAIGLYGSKTMSEVATALEITMGTLTIAIDKLIKKGYVERSRSNTDRRIVNVSLTKRGKLAYRIHEKFHLDMVKAIMLDFNEQEEEVLLTALRKLNYHLKDIYLNKE
- the fabG gene encoding 3-oxoacyl-[acyl-carrier-protein] reductase — its product is MLNGKIAVVTGAGRGIGRAIALQFAEYGAKVVLNYRSSINQVEELLSTIRNAGGDAIAVQADISSETDVKRLVEEAIKQYGRIDILVNNAGITKDNLILKMTEADFMNVIDINLKGAFLCTKHVSTVMLKQRSGKIINISSVIGIAGNVGQANYAASKAGLIGLTKAVAKELGSRGITVNAIAPGFIETDMTEQLSEKVKEASLASIPLKRYGKVDEVASAVSFLASDAANYITGQVLQVDGGMVM
- the fabF gene encoding beta-ketoacyl-ACP synthase II, whose translation is MNHRVVVTGMGAITPIGNSVEEFFNNAMAGTCGVDFINSFDTEAFAVKIAAQVKDFDPKNYMDAKDARRMDRFSQFAVAAAKEAIEDSGIDLDKVNRDRFGVIVGSGIGGIDNIEKEAKTLFDKGPKRVNPLFIPMIITNMAAGNIAIKYGARGVCTNIVTACATGGHCIGEAFRSIKHGYSDIILAGGTESSITPLAVAGFSSLTALSTSKDPKRASIPFDKERDGFVIGEGAGVLVLEQYEHAVARGAKIYAEVVGYGATCDAYHITSPIPEGDGGAAAMTLAMEEAGITSKEISYINAHGTSTPPNDRTETAAIKTAMGEVAYNIPISSTKSMIGHLLGAAGAVEAIACIKAMEKSFIPATIGYQVPDEECDLDYVPNVGRKAKLNYTMSNSLGFGGHNVTLIFKDVEV
- the fabZ gene encoding 3-hydroxyacyl-ACP dehydratase FabZ, with the translated sequence MLNIDEIQKILPHRPPFLLVDRVEELEPGIRATGKKCVTMNEPYFQGHFPGKAVMPGVIILESLAQVGAICMLTVEGNEGKIVLFGGMDKVRFKRQVLPGDVLTLKVEISKSKGNFGVGTAIAYVDDQVAVEATLTFAIE
- a CDS encoding glutamine synthetase III family protein codes for the protein MSEKLTDLFAIDVFNEATMLERLPKKTYAALKKTIQNGEDLDPSVAEVVANAMKDWAIERGATHYSHWFQPMTGITAEKHDSFINPTSDGKIIMEFSGKELIKGEPDASSFPSGGLRATFEARGYTAWDCTSPAFLREDAAGVTLCIPTAFCSYTGEALDMKTPLLRSMEALSTQATRICKLFGHDVKKVSPSVGPEQEYFLIDKAKYLQRDDLIFSGRTLFGAMPPKGQELDDHYFGCIKERVACFMKELNVELWKLGVTAKTQHNEAAPAQHELAPIYATANIATDHNQLVMECMKRIANRHNLACLLHEKPFAGVNGSGKHDNWSMVTDTGKNLLDPGKTPHENIQFLLFLSAVLKAVDLHADLLRVSAANPGNDHRLGGYEAPPAIISVYLGTQLEDVILQLIETGEAKSSKDGGKLNVGVHTLPELKKDATDRNRTSPFAFTGNKFEFRMVASSMSIGPANTTLNTIVADVLSEMADELEAATDFDLAVHDLIKKTLTEHQRIVFNGNGYSQEWVEEAERRGLPNIRSMVEAIPALVTEKAIKMFEKHHVFSAVELHSRAEIMYETYAKAINIEARTMISMASVQYIPAVIKYTKRLADSINAIKEAVPDADISVQTSLLKEISSLLAAAQTALKKLQKLVSEASSINEIDKMAIFYRNNVFPAMAELREPIDALEVLVDKDLWPVPTYGEMLFEV